The following coding sequences are from one Deltaproteobacteria bacterium window:
- a CDS encoding desulfoferrodoxin: MTKQLEIYKCEICGNIVEMLHEGKGELVCCGQPMRLFTENTVDAAREKHMPVIERTASGFKVKVGSVAHPMEEKHYIEWIEAIADGKAYRQFLKPGDAPEATFNVPAEKITARGYCNLHGLWKA; the protein is encoded by the coding sequence ATGACCAAGCAACTGGAAATCTACAAGTGTGAGATCTGCGGGAATATTGTGGAAATGCTCCACGAGGGCAAGGGAGAACTCGTGTGCTGCGGGCAGCCCATGAGACTCTTCACGGAGAATACGGTCGACGCCGCCCGGGAGAAGCACATGCCGGTAATTGAACGGACAGCATCCGGGTTCAAGGTGAAGGTGGGGAGTGTGGCCCATCCCATGGAGGAGAAGCACTATATCGAGTGGATCGAGGCGATTGCCGACGGAAAGGCATACCGCCAGTTCCTCAAGCCGGGTGATGCTCCTGAAGCGACGTTCAACGTTCCTGCCGAGAAGATTACCGCCCGGGGGTATTGCAACCTCCACGGCCTGTGGAAAGCCTAG